A window of the Desulforapulum autotrophicum HRM2 genome harbors these coding sequences:
- a CDS encoding protein phosphatase 2C domain-containing protein, with protein MRAEHILEKGSGRINEDALVMEGSLFGVFDGATSLDKALFDGCKTGGKIASSTACDVFKKNGASLEILAGKANEKIWETMISHGVNLSERQNLWSTSAAVAKVDGRVLEWVQAGDACIILVHGDGSHRVLGEKPDHDFETLSLWKQMAQTSPVTIGQALAHQIAKTRQQMNRTYGVLNGERAAENFILSGVEPLEEVAHILLFTDGLQLPTPDPEPLKRFDDLVNNYLRLGLHGLRDRIRAIEDKDPMCRQYPRFKCHDDIAAIAVTL; from the coding sequence ATGAGAGCCGAGCACATTCTGGAAAAAGGATCGGGCAGGATCAACGAAGATGCCCTTGTGATGGAGGGATCTCTTTTTGGAGTTTTTGACGGGGCAACAAGTCTTGACAAGGCCCTGTTTGACGGCTGTAAAACCGGAGGGAAGATTGCCTCTTCAACGGCCTGCGATGTATTTAAAAAAAACGGAGCATCCCTGGAAATCCTTGCAGGCAAGGCCAACGAAAAAATATGGGAGACCATGATCAGCCATGGTGTAAATCTTTCGGAACGTCAGAACCTGTGGAGTACCAGCGCTGCCGTGGCAAAAGTAGACGGCCGGGTACTTGAGTGGGTTCAGGCCGGTGATGCCTGTATCATTCTTGTCCATGGGGACGGTTCCCACCGGGTACTCGGAGAAAAGCCGGACCACGATTTTGAAACCCTCTCCCTTTGGAAACAGATGGCTCAAACCAGCCCGGTCACCATTGGACAGGCCCTGGCCCATCAGATTGCAAAGACACGGCAGCAAATGAATCGTACCTATGGTGTGCTCAACGGAGAAAGGGCAGCAGAAAATTTCATTCTTTCAGGGGTTGAACCCCTGGAAGAGGTCGCCCATATTCTCCTGTTCACCGACGGGCTTCAGCTGCCAACACCCGACCCGGAACCGCTAAAACGGTTTGACGATCTGGTGAATAACTACCTCAGGCTCGGACTCCATGGTCTCAGGGACCGAATTCGGGCCATTGAAGACAAAGATCCCATGTGCAGACAATATCCCCGGTTCAAGTGCCACGACGATATTGCCGCCATCGCCGTCACCCTTTAA
- a CDS encoding efflux RND transporter periplasmic adaptor subunit yields MRTTGQSTKTPWTVKAIKIVLPLFILSAGIAIGVFLYQTKPAAKRGAPPAKVPLVEVTTAVLSDHGVVISALGAVTASRELALKSRVSGFVLTTSDRFVPGGIFKKGEILLRLDPRDFELALKKKKALVLKTEAELNLERGRQAVAKAELRLMERSSGKRVNEPGLALRKPQLAQVQADLETVKVDVEQAMVDLERTVIRAPFNCMIMDKQVEQGSQVTAQESLAVLAGTDAYWVTATIAMDQLQWIRFPGPGTDKGSLVQVFTRDNQRYQGEVFRLLGDVADKSRLARVLVSIKDPLGQNLKRTSPLLINAYVTLAIQGQTINNTIALPRRCARDGNTVWIARDRRLVVAPLDIMWKNEKTLFVRSGVKAGDKIIVSELSSAVNGMAIRVEESDSNGN; encoded by the coding sequence ATGAGAACAACCGGCCAGAGCACCAAAACACCCTGGACAGTCAAAGCCATCAAGATTGTGCTTCCCCTTTTCATCCTTTCAGCGGGCATTGCCATTGGTGTTTTTCTTTACCAGACCAAACCTGCGGCAAAACGGGGAGCTCCACCTGCAAAGGTACCCCTGGTGGAGGTGACAACGGCAGTTCTGTCCGACCATGGGGTGGTCATCTCCGCCCTGGGGGCAGTAACGGCATCCAGGGAACTGGCCCTTAAATCAAGGGTTTCCGGATTTGTGCTTACGACATCCGACCGTTTTGTCCCCGGCGGTATCTTTAAAAAGGGAGAGATCCTGCTCAGGCTCGATCCCCGGGATTTCGAACTTGCACTTAAAAAGAAAAAGGCACTGGTTCTCAAAACCGAAGCCGAGCTTAACCTTGAAAGGGGAAGACAGGCAGTGGCAAAAGCCGAACTTCGCCTCATGGAGCGTTCCTCCGGCAAACGGGTGAATGAACCGGGGCTTGCCCTTCGAAAACCCCAGCTTGCCCAGGTCCAGGCGGATCTTGAAACCGTAAAGGTGGATGTTGAACAGGCCATGGTTGACCTTGAGCGGACGGTGATTCGGGCACCGTTCAACTGCATGATAATGGACAAACAGGTGGAACAGGGATCCCAGGTCACGGCCCAGGAGAGCCTTGCCGTCCTTGCCGGAACCGATGCATACTGGGTCACGGCCACCATTGCCATGGATCAACTCCAATGGATCCGATTTCCAGGACCGGGAACGGATAAAGGCAGCCTGGTCCAGGTGTTTACCCGGGACAATCAACGATACCAGGGAGAGGTTTTCAGACTTCTGGGGGATGTTGCAGACAAGAGCCGCCTTGCCAGGGTCCTTGTTTCCATCAAGGATCCTTTGGGGCAGAATCTGAAAAGAACCTCCCCCCTGCTCATAAACGCCTATGTAACCCTGGCCATTCAAGGTCAAACCATCAACAACACCATTGCACTTCCCAGGCGGTGCGCCAGGGATGGAAACACTGTCTGGATCGCCAGGGACCGTCGCCTTGTGGTGGCCCCCCTCGATATCATGTGGAAAAACGAAAAAACGCTCTTTGTAAGATCTGGAGTCAAGGCTGGAGACAAGATCATTGTCTCGGAACTCTCGTCAGCGGTGAACGGCATGGCCATACGGGTGGAGGAATCCGACAGCAATGGAAATTAA
- a CDS encoding efflux RND transporter permease subunit, which translates to MEIKQESATPRGAVTWMAGNSVAANLLMLVLLVGGLFMATKIKQEVFPEYELGIVNVSVTYPGASPEEVERGVVLAIEEAVQGLDGLDEIRSTALEGRATINLEVLEGVDVRSFAQEVESQINAITSFPDEAEDPMVSVVTRRRRVISFAVFGSVAETVLRERAEALREMLLQDPAITQVELNGVRDYEIHIEVPQENLRRYDLTLAGIAAVISTASVDLPGGSLKTDGGEILVRMKERRESAPAYGKLAVITLDDGTRVLLKDIAIITEGFEDTNAYATFNGKPAIMLEVYRVGDQKPVAVADASRLAVAAFNQTLLPGLGVAMVNDMSQTFKERGTLLLKNGYMGLGLVFILLALFLDIRLAFWVSLGIPISLLGAFILLPLTNFSINLVSMFAFIVTIGIVVDDAIVVGENVYHYRQMGFDFLESSIRGTREVAMPVVFSILTNVVAFLPIMFVPGTMGKFFKIIPVVVITVFMVSLAESIFILPAHLAHGDSTPPGRFMGWITTRQQRVSNALVRFVKAVYTPLLERVLEYRYITLAVGLAILIIVGAYVKSGRIPTTLMPRVESDYAFVTATLPYGSAENKVAEVVAQISRAAESVIKDNGGQTLSRGFYAQVDENVITSRIILTPSHVRPISTTRVTELWRSALGPLAGLESLTFQADRGGPASGSSLTIELSHQEIETLTLASEALARELGDFPSSRDIDDGSARGKQQLDFTMLALGEMMGFKAREVALQVRHAFYGAQALQIQRGRNELTVRVRLPEAERSFEHNIETLMVRNPLGEEALLREVVAMDRGRAYTAIERRGGRRISTVSANVIPRDETNQLITVLKEDILPRLEHDYPGLTSKFQGRQADMRDSTTSLISGLFIALFVIYALLAVPFKSYVQPFVIMAAIPFGLVGAVIGHILLGYSLSLMSLFGLVALSGVVVNDSLVLVDFANRSRRNGLSAHGAIVAAGTQRFRPIMLTTLTTFGGLAPMIFETSRQARFMIPMAISLGFGILFATLITLGLVPTFYLVVEDLRDLLSGQSRPSEPSNNDKIAPVS; encoded by the coding sequence ATGGAAATTAAACAAGAATCAGCAACCCCCAGGGGAGCCGTAACCTGGATGGCAGGCAACAGCGTTGCCGCCAATCTGCTTATGCTGGTGCTGCTGGTGGGCGGTCTTTTCATGGCTACAAAGATTAAGCAGGAGGTGTTTCCCGAATATGAGCTGGGCATTGTCAACGTTTCCGTGACCTATCCAGGTGCAAGCCCGGAAGAGGTGGAGCGGGGGGTTGTTCTTGCCATTGAAGAGGCGGTCCAGGGGCTTGACGGGCTCGATGAAATCCGCTCCACCGCCCTTGAAGGCAGAGCCACAATTAACCTTGAGGTGCTTGAGGGGGTTGATGTGCGAAGCTTTGCCCAGGAGGTGGAAAGCCAGATCAATGCCATCACCTCTTTTCCCGACGAGGCTGAAGATCCAATGGTTTCCGTTGTCACCCGACGTCGCAGGGTCATCTCGTTTGCGGTGTTCGGCAGTGTCGCTGAAACCGTTCTCAGGGAGAGAGCCGAAGCATTGCGGGAAATGCTGCTCCAGGACCCGGCCATCACCCAGGTGGAACTCAACGGGGTACGGGATTACGAAATTCACATTGAAGTTCCCCAGGAAAATCTCAGACGGTACGACCTTACCCTGGCCGGGATTGCGGCTGTTATTTCCACGGCCTCGGTGGATCTTCCAGGCGGAAGCCTCAAGACCGACGGCGGGGAAATCCTGGTACGCATGAAAGAGCGGCGGGAGAGCGCCCCGGCCTATGGCAAGCTTGCCGTGATTACCCTTGATGACGGCACCCGGGTGCTTCTGAAAGATATTGCCATCATCACCGAAGGGTTTGAAGATACCAACGCCTATGCCACATTCAACGGTAAACCTGCCATCATGCTTGAGGTATACCGGGTGGGGGATCAGAAACCCGTGGCAGTTGCAGATGCATCCCGACTGGCCGTGGCAGCGTTCAACCAGACCCTGTTACCCGGCCTTGGGGTTGCCATGGTCAATGACATGTCACAGACTTTCAAGGAAAGAGGCACCCTTTTACTCAAAAACGGTTACATGGGGCTTGGGCTCGTGTTTATCCTTCTGGCCCTTTTCCTGGATATCCGGCTGGCTTTCTGGGTTTCCCTGGGCATTCCCATATCCCTCCTGGGTGCCTTTATCCTGCTGCCCCTGACCAATTTTTCCATCAACCTTGTTTCCATGTTTGCCTTTATTGTCACCATCGGTATTGTGGTGGATGATGCCATTGTGGTCGGAGAAAACGTTTACCATTACCGCCAGATGGGCTTTGACTTTCTTGAGTCTTCAATCAGGGGAACCCGGGAGGTGGCAATGCCCGTTGTGTTCAGTATCCTCACCAATGTGGTGGCCTTTTTGCCGATCATGTTTGTTCCCGGCACCATGGGAAAATTTTTCAAGATCATTCCAGTGGTGGTAATCACGGTGTTTATGGTCTCCCTTGCCGAGAGTATTTTTATTCTTCCGGCCCATCTGGCCCATGGCGATTCAACCCCCCCGGGAAGGTTCATGGGATGGATTACAACCCGGCAGCAGCGGGTGAGCAACGCCCTTGTAAGATTTGTAAAGGCAGTATACACTCCCTTGCTTGAGCGGGTGCTTGAATATCGTTACATAACCCTTGCCGTGGGCCTTGCCATCCTTATCATTGTCGGTGCCTATGTCAAGAGCGGCAGAATACCGACCACCCTCATGCCCAGGGTAGAATCCGACTACGCCTTTGTCACGGCAACTCTTCCCTACGGCAGTGCGGAAAACAAAGTTGCTGAAGTGGTTGCCCAGATTTCCAGGGCAGCCGAATCCGTGATCAAAGACAACGGGGGCCAGACCCTTTCCAGGGGATTTTACGCCCAGGTGGATGAGAACGTCATCACATCAAGAATCATTCTCACCCCCAGCCATGTCAGACCCATCAGTACCACCCGGGTAACAGAACTCTGGCGATCGGCCCTTGGTCCCCTTGCCGGTCTTGAATCCCTGACCTTTCAGGCCGACCGCGGAGGCCCTGCTTCAGGCAGTTCGTTGACCATTGAACTCAGCCACCAGGAGATAGAGACCCTGACGTTGGCCAGCGAGGCCCTGGCCCGGGAACTTGGCGATTTTCCCTCTTCCAGGGACATTGACGATGGTTCTGCCAGGGGAAAACAACAGTTGGACTTTACCATGCTCGCCCTTGGAGAAATGATGGGATTCAAGGCACGGGAGGTGGCTCTCCAGGTCCGCCATGCCTTTTACGGGGCCCAGGCCCTGCAAATCCAGCGGGGAAGAAACGAGTTGACCGTGCGGGTCCGCCTGCCGGAGGCTGAACGTTCCTTTGAACACAACATTGAAACTCTCATGGTCCGGAACCCCCTGGGAGAAGAGGCTCTTTTACGTGAAGTGGTCGCCATGGACCGGGGAAGGGCCTATACAGCCATTGAACGACGGGGAGGCCGCAGGATCTCCACGGTTTCGGCCAATGTGATTCCCAGGGACGAGACCAACCAGCTCATCACGGTTCTCAAGGAGGATATTCTTCCCCGCCTGGAACACGATTACCCGGGGTTGACCAGCAAATTCCAGGGTCGCCAGGCAGACATGCGTGACAGCACCACAAGCCTGATCTCTGGACTTTTCATAGCCCTGTTTGTCATTTATGCCCTCCTTGCAGTGCCGTTCAAAAGTTACGTCCAGCCTTTTGTCATCATGGCAGCCATTCCATTTGGACTTGTGGGGGCCGTCATCGGCCATATTCTCCTTGGTTATTCCCTCTCCCTCATGAGCCTTTTTGGCCTTGTGGCCCTGTCCGGAGTGGTGGTCAATGACTCGCTGGTGCTGGTTGACTTTGCCAACCGTTCCAGACGAAACGGCCTTTCGGCCCATGGGGCCATTGTTGCGGCAGGAACCCAGCGTTTCCGGCCCATCATGCTTACCACCCTCACCACATTTGGCGGTCTTGCCCCCATGATCTTTGAAACCTCCCGCCAGGCAAGATTCATGATCCCCATGGCCATATCCCTGGGGTTCGGCATCCTGTTTGCCACCCTCATCACCCTGGGCCTGGTGCCCACATTTTACCTGGTGGTGGAGGATCTCAGGGATTTGTTAAGCGGGCAGTCACGACCCAGTGAGCCATCAAATAACGACAAAATAGCACCGGTATCATAA
- a CDS encoding TSUP family transporter, with translation MTPIELSPQLFALLFGTGFFAGFVDSIAGGGGLISLPILMSTGMPPQMALGTNKLQGSFGTFIAACNYTSKGEVEPKKTLVGIFFTLIGALAGAWAIQRLDPWFLTYIIPLLLVGVFVYTLFSRDLGKVTTRARLSLNLFFVFFGLGLGFYDGFFGPGTGNFWMTGFMVVMGFSMTRAAGFTRIMNLVSNVVALTMFVVGQNVIYSVGITMALGQILGARLGSGLAIKKGAGFIRPVFLVVVFFTIVRLVYLNYSTLL, from the coding sequence ATGACCCCAATTGAGCTCTCCCCCCAGTTATTTGCCCTTCTGTTCGGCACGGGGTTCTTTGCAGGATTCGTGGATTCCATTGCCGGCGGGGGTGGATTGATTTCCCTGCCCATTCTCATGTCAACGGGCATGCCTCCCCAGATGGCCCTTGGCACCAATAAGCTCCAGGGAAGCTTTGGCACCTTCATTGCCGCATGCAACTACACGAGCAAGGGAGAGGTGGAACCTAAAAAGACCCTGGTCGGAATTTTCTTTACCCTGATTGGTGCCCTGGCCGGGGCCTGGGCCATCCAGCGGCTTGATCCATGGTTCTTGACCTATATCATTCCCCTGCTGCTGGTGGGTGTTTTTGTTTACACCCTGTTTTCAAGGGATCTGGGAAAGGTCACCACCCGGGCACGGCTTTCCTTGAACCTGTTCTTTGTGTTCTTTGGGCTTGGACTTGGCTTTTATGACGGGTTTTTTGGCCCTGGAACGGGTAACTTCTGGATGACGGGATTCATGGTTGTCATGGGGTTCAGCATGACAAGGGCTGCAGGTTTCACCCGCATCATGAACCTGGTGAGCAACGTGGTTGCCCTTACCATGTTTGTGGTTGGGCAAAATGTCATATACAGCGTCGGCATAACCATGGCACTGGGCCAGATCCTCGGGGCAAGGCTGGGATCTGGCCTTGCCATCAAAAAAGGGGCTGGTTTTATTCGTCCGGTATTCCTTGTGGTGGTTTTCTTCACCATTGTCAGGCTGGTATACCTGAACTATTCCACCTTGCTCTGA
- a CDS encoding response regulator, translating into MPNEKILIVDDERDIVELVRFNLKREGYHTLVAFSGEEALSMAKREMPDLVVLDLMLPGIDGFEVTRRIRGNAVTVEIPIVMLTAKGEESDIVTGLEIGANDYISKPFSPRELVARIRGILRRRTRVEKPATQATVIAGPLSMDVGRHRVVVDKNALDLTHSEFQVLWFLVTKKGWVFTRGQIVDAVHGENYAVTERSVDVTIAGLRKKLGPCADFIETVRGVGYRFREEADV; encoded by the coding sequence ATGCCGAACGAAAAAATACTGATCGTTGATGATGAACGCGATATTGTCGAACTTGTTCGATTCAACCTGAAAAGGGAGGGGTATCATACCCTTGTCGCCTTTTCCGGAGAAGAGGCGCTGTCCATGGCAAAGCGAGAGATGCCCGACCTTGTGGTGCTTGACCTCATGCTTCCCGGAATCGACGGCTTTGAGGTCACCCGGAGGATTCGGGGCAACGCGGTAACCGTTGAAATCCCCATTGTCATGCTCACGGCAAAGGGAGAGGAGAGCGATATTGTGACCGGTCTGGAAATCGGGGCCAATGACTATATTTCAAAGCCCTTCAGCCCCAGGGAGCTTGTGGCAAGAATCCGGGGGATTCTCAGGAGAAGGACAAGGGTTGAAAAACCGGCAACCCAGGCGACCGTTATTGCAGGTCCCCTTTCCATGGACGTTGGCCGCCATCGGGTGGTAGTGGATAAAAATGCCTTGGATCTTACCCATTCAGAATTTCAGGTTCTCTGGTTTCTTGTGACCAAAAAAGGGTGGGTATTTACCCGGGGGCAAATCGTGGACGCTGTGCATGGTGAGAATTACGCCGTCACAGAAAGAAGCGTTGATGTGACCATTGCAGGTTTGAGAAAAAAACTGGGGCCCTGTGCCGATTTCATCGAGACGGTTCGCGGAGTGGGTTACCGGTTCAGGGAGGAAGCAGATGTCTGA
- a CDS encoding GGDEF domain-containing protein, producing the protein MLYNEDKNQAGEYLRLSLGFIAKYNLPADPACYSVWYQYIAGKNPHLKAVLDYIIKNEKQITVNTIKKLYKDHILEKDRTITENLLQELRIVINGISRYAIDTTGDIAGNGKRLQALVRELEEDEDMDSLARTMDKIIQEAKALVQTGKSFQGRMASSSQELASLRKKLDVSKKDAETDALTGLLNRRGFESRLHPLLKDPQSCFCLIMIDIDHFKRVNDTYGHLVGDSILKALANLLKQQTKGKDCLARFGGEEFIILLPETRLEQAGAVAEDIRKKLAAQEWKQRKTGKPMGKITISLGVTQYRPNESEVTLIHRVDTALYTAKRNGRNRVVTEEMV; encoded by the coding sequence ATGTTGTACAATGAAGATAAAAATCAGGCCGGGGAGTATTTAAGGCTATCCCTTGGGTTTATTGCCAAATATAACCTGCCGGCAGACCCTGCCTGCTATAGTGTCTGGTATCAGTATATTGCAGGGAAAAATCCCCACCTGAAAGCTGTCCTTGATTATATTATCAAAAATGAGAAACAGATAACCGTCAACACCATAAAGAAATTGTACAAAGATCATATTCTGGAAAAGGATAGAACCATCACGGAAAACCTGCTCCAGGAGTTGCGGATCGTTATTAATGGGATTTCACGCTATGCCATTGATACCACCGGAGACATTGCCGGAAATGGTAAACGGCTTCAAGCCCTTGTCAGGGAACTGGAAGAGGACGAGGATATGGACAGCCTCGCCAGGACCATGGACAAGATCATCCAGGAGGCCAAAGCGCTTGTGCAGACGGGAAAGAGTTTCCAGGGGCGCATGGCCTCATCCTCCCAGGAACTTGCCTCCCTTAGAAAAAAGCTGGATGTGTCAAAAAAAGATGCCGAAACCGATGCCCTGACAGGTCTGTTGAATCGGCGTGGTTTTGAAAGCAGGCTGCATCCCCTTCTCAAGGATCCCCAATCTTGTTTTTGCCTCATCATGATCGATATCGACCATTTTAAACGGGTCAACGATACCTATGGTCACCTGGTCGGTGACAGCATTCTCAAAGCCCTGGCAAACCTGTTGAAGCAGCAGACCAAGGGTAAGGATTGCCTGGCTCGGTTTGGAGGTGAAGAGTTTATCATCCTGCTTCCTGAAACCCGACTTGAACAGGCCGGGGCTGTTGCAGAGGATATCCGGAAAAAACTTGCGGCCCAGGAATGGAAACAGCGGAAAACAGGAAAACCCATGGGCAAAATCACCATTTCCCTTGGCGTAACCCAGTACCGGCCCAATGAATCGGAAGTCACTTTGATCCACAGGGTCGATACAGCCCTTTATACGGCCAAACGGAACGGCAGGAACCGGGTGGTCACCGAAGAGATGGTATAA
- a CDS encoding efflux transporter outer membrane subunit has product MKKQAIMIPALAVIIFLSQGCFRTGPLPLAPVPDSLPETFLAGPKASGDNPGAAMAVHEPWWKSFGSSELNRIIDQALGSNFTIREALARLDQARAMSMETRSLLLPVITLEAGASHKRTRSQGQESTLDTIALGPAASYEMDLWGEIRSRTMAGDLSARASRSDLETAAMTLTAEVSNTWVDQLAAVKALDLVKQQLATNTLLLELLELRFENALSTSLDILQQQEAVAHVTAQIPPLEQEIKRLSNRLCLLQGKPPTNALAVINTDFPILTPLPAMGIPADLLSKRPDIQAAGFRLMADQWESRAEQAARLPSLNLTGTMGLQSSGLDALFNSWILSLGANMAATVFDGGKKAAAREQAKAVVAEGLAYYERTVFTALVEVEDALSEEVHQRAWLAALNQELDAARLALGEATRRYQRGIITFLPLISEQLNVQNLEKGIILQQAELIKARIALYRSLGGSFTQTKNLGKQK; this is encoded by the coding sequence ATGAAAAAACAAGCCATTATGATCCCGGCCCTTGCGGTAATAATATTTCTGTCCCAGGGCTGTTTCAGAACAGGGCCCCTGCCCCTTGCCCCTGTTCCGGACAGTCTTCCAGAAACCTTCCTGGCAGGCCCGAAAGCTTCTGGGGACAACCCCGGGGCTGCCATGGCGGTTCATGAGCCGTGGTGGAAAAGTTTTGGCAGCAGCGAACTCAACCGGATCATCGACCAGGCCCTTGGCAGCAACTTTACCATTCGGGAAGCCCTGGCAAGGCTTGACCAGGCAAGGGCCATGTCCATGGAAACGCGTTCCCTTCTCTTGCCGGTCATCACCCTTGAGGCTGGCGCTTCCCACAAACGAACCCGGAGCCAGGGCCAGGAATCGACCCTGGATACCATCGCCCTGGGACCGGCAGCAAGCTATGAAATGGATCTCTGGGGAGAGATCAGATCCCGTACAATGGCAGGAGATCTCTCAGCCAGGGCCAGCCGTTCTGATCTTGAAACTGCAGCCATGACCCTGACCGCAGAGGTCTCAAATACCTGGGTGGATCAACTGGCAGCCGTCAAGGCCCTTGACCTTGTGAAACAGCAGCTGGCAACCAACACGTTGCTCCTTGAACTCCTGGAACTCAGGTTTGAAAACGCCCTTTCAACATCCCTTGACATCCTTCAGCAGCAGGAGGCTGTGGCCCATGTAACAGCCCAGATCCCCCCCCTTGAACAAGAGATAAAACGACTGTCCAACCGACTCTGCCTGCTCCAGGGCAAGCCGCCCACCAATGCCCTGGCTGTCATAAATACCGATTTTCCGATCCTTACCCCTTTGCCTGCCATGGGGATTCCTGCAGATCTTTTATCGAAACGGCCGGATATCCAGGCCGCAGGCTTCAGACTCATGGCCGATCAGTGGGAGAGCCGCGCTGAACAGGCCGCAAGGCTCCCGTCCCTGAACCTGACCGGCACCATGGGACTCCAGAGTTCCGGCCTGGATGCCCTGTTTAATTCATGGATCCTCTCCCTTGGGGCCAACATGGCCGCAACTGTTTTTGACGGCGGGAAAAAAGCAGCCGCCCGTGAACAGGCCAAGGCCGTGGTGGCCGAAGGACTTGCATATTATGAACGAACGGTTTTCACGGCCCTGGTGGAGGTGGAGGATGCCCTGTCCGAAGAAGTTCACCAGCGGGCATGGCTCGCCGCCCTTAACCAGGAACTGGATGCGGCCCGGCTGGCCCTGGGCGAAGCCACCCGCCGATATCAAAGGGGGATCATCACCTTTCTGCCCCTGATTTCCGAGCAACTCAATGTCCAAAACCTTGAAAAAGGCATTATTCTTCAGCAGGCTGAACTGATAAAGGCAAGAATTGCCCTGTACCGCTCCCTTGGGGGGAGCTTCACACAAACCAAGAACCTTGGAAAACAAAAGTGA
- a CDS encoding ATP-binding protein, which yields MSEKKRRLLWRIFPSFFIITVVSLAAVTYYSTGFFKRYFLAGSEDQLTTQAQLIRREISGKTPDRINDICLAIGRTTGTRVTVILSSGRVIGDSLGDVQEMENHRIRPEIVSALRADKGVSVRYSDTLNQNMMYVALPLETDGAVTTVVRTALSVSAMDVEIKRVQTNLMIALMLTVLAAAGASLFVSRRITRPLEQMKAGAGGLARGDLTLRLAMPDTEELSELALTINHMAERLDEKIKSAEDRTMELEAVLSSMGEGVIAVDLNERVLMVNRAVAGIFDHPIETMTNKNILEIARNYDLHKFIKRALASPDSIGENITLTDTGKRLFNVHSNTLSNAQGERMGTLIIFHDITRMHRLETMHKDFAANVSHELKTPLTSIKGFIETLQDLDESEALTRREGFLTIIEKNVNRMIALVDDLMALSKLERQEGDKTVFEPHDLSAVIKSARAACRTRSESGRVTVKADLSGPLFIPMDTLLVEQALVNLLDNALKYSEPGGEVLIQVAQEKGSALIRVIDSGPGIGQEHLSRIFERFYRVDSARSTDMGGTGLGLAIVKHIVQYHNGTIRVESTPDKGAMFEISLPLA from the coding sequence ATGTCTGAAAAAAAAAGACGACTCCTGTGGCGGATCTTTCCTTCGTTTTTCATCATAACAGTGGTTTCCCTGGCTGCGGTGACCTACTATTCCACAGGATTTTTCAAACGTTACTTTCTGGCCGGCAGCGAAGACCAGCTCACAACCCAGGCCCAACTGATCCGGCGGGAGATATCAGGAAAAACCCCGGACAGGATTAACGATATCTGTCTTGCCATTGGCAGGACAACCGGCACAAGGGTGACGGTTATTCTTTCCTCGGGCCGGGTCATCGGCGATTCCCTTGGGGACGTCCAGGAGATGGAAAACCACAGGATCAGACCTGAAATTGTTTCGGCCCTGCGCGCAGACAAGGGCGTATCAGTGAGATACAGCGACACCCTTAATCAAAACATGATGTACGTGGCCCTGCCCCTTGAGACCGACGGTGCTGTAACCACGGTGGTAAGAACGGCCCTGTCGGTTTCAGCCATGGACGTTGAAATTAAAAGGGTTCAAACCAACCTCATGATCGCCCTGATGCTCACCGTCCTTGCCGCTGCCGGTGCAAGCCTGTTTGTTTCAAGACGAATCACCCGCCCCCTTGAGCAGATGAAGGCCGGCGCCGGTGGCCTGGCCAGGGGAGATTTGACCTTGAGGTTGGCCATGCCCGACACTGAAGAACTCTCCGAACTTGCCTTGACCATCAATCATATGGCAGAAAGGCTTGACGAGAAAATAAAAAGTGCAGAAGACCGCACCATGGAACTTGAAGCCGTTCTTTCCAGCATGGGGGAAGGGGTGATTGCCGTTGATCTCAACGAACGAGTCCTCATGGTCAACAGGGCCGTTGCAGGCATATTTGACCATCCCATTGAAACGATGACCAACAAAAATATCCTTGAAATCGCCCGAAATTATGATCTTCATAAATTCATCAAAAGGGCCCTTGCCTCCCCGGATTCCATAGGGGAAAACATTACCCTCACGGACACGGGGAAGCGCCTGTTCAACGTCCATTCCAACACCCTTTCCAACGCCCAGGGTGAGCGCATGGGAACCCTGATCATTTTCCATGACATCACACGGATGCACCGGCTTGAAACCATGCACAAGGATTTTGCCGCAAACGTCTCCCATGAGCTCAAGACGCCCCTGACCTCTATCAAGGGATTTATCGAGACCCTCCAGGACCTTGACGAATCCGAAGCACTGACCAGAAGGGAGGGATTCCTGACCATCATCGAGAAAAACGTCAACCGGATGATTGCCCTGGTGGACGACCTCATGGCCCTTTCAAAGCTTGAAAGACAAGAGGGGGATAAGACTGTTTTTGAGCCCCATGATCTTTCTGCTGTTATCAAGTCTGCCCGTGCTGCCTGCAGGACAAGGTCTGAATCAGGGAGGGTGACTGTCAAGGCAGACCTTTCCGGCCCCCTGTTCATACCCATGGATACCCTTCTGGTGGAGCAGGCCCTGGTCAACCTTCTTGACAACGCATTAAAATACAGTGAACCCGGAGGAGAGGTTTTGATCCAGGTGGCTCAGGAAAAGGGCAGCGCCCTGATCCGGGTGATTGATTCAGGACCCGGCATCGGCCAGGAGCATCTTTCACGGATTTTTGAACGGTTTTACAGGGTGGACAGCGCCCGGAGCACAGACATGGGGGGGACAGGCCTGGGGCTTGCCATTGTCAAGCACATTGTTCAATATCACAACGGGACCATACGGGTGGAAAGCACCCCGGACAAGGGTGCCATGTTTGAGATAAGCCTCCCCCTTGCCTGA